The Chanos chanos chromosome 16, fChaCha1.1, whole genome shotgun sequence genome has a window encoding:
- the kcnj4 gene encoding ATP-sensitive inward rectifier potassium channel 12 isoform X2 codes for MGSARATRYSIVSPDEEGLKISTLGLHNGHGSPNRQLYSPSSSGVGGRTGGLLGRGMDNYNGRISTTGPGQLRSRFVKKNGQCNVEFSNMEDKPRRYLADIFTTCVDIRWRYLLLIFCSTFLISWLIFGIIFYSVSLAHGDFDDHRGKKWKPCILHVEGFLGAFLFSIETQTTIGYGWRCVTEECPVAVVTVVVQSIVGCIIDSFMIGTIMAKMARPKKRNQTLLFSQNAVIALRDGKLCLMWRVGNLRRSHIVEAHVRAQLIRPYITAEGEFIPLEQTDLNVGYDEGIDRLFLVSPLIIVHEIDEDSPLYGMSRADLEMDDFEIVVILEGMVEATAMTTQARSSYLAREILWGHRFEPVIYEDRDRYQVDYGRFHKTYEVPTTPSCSARELNERTSHRSSASSRSESPISRCPSQHLMPPHSPSAFCYENEVALSCGEEEVEDKGRLKEMDNDPSRHMIGLATDFQKMFQDTATMTSGSNMLCVLDMDNQMEFDILQTTIPLDPITYKSESEI; via the exons ATGGGGTCAGCTCGAGCCaccag GTACAGTATCGTCTCACCAGATGAGGAGGGCCTCAAAATTTCTACCCTTGGACTCCACAACGGGCATGGCTCCCCCAATCGCCAGCTGTACTCCCCAAGCAGTTCAGGGGTCGGGGGCAGGACTGGGGGTCTGCTGGGTCGAGGAATGGACAATTACAATGGTAGGATTTCCACCACGGGCCCGGGTCAGCTGAGAAGCCGCTTTGTCAAGAAGAATGGCCAGTGTAATGTGGAATTCTCCAACATGGAGGACAAACCCCGCCGCTACCTGGCCGACATTTTCACTACCTGCGTAGACATCCGTTGGAGGTATCTGCTGCTCATCTTCTGCAGCACCTTCCTAATCTCTTGGCTGATTTTTGGGATAATATTCTATTCTGTATCCCTCGCTCACGGGGACTTCGATGACCACCGGGGA aaaaaatgGAAACCCTGCATTCTGCATGTGGAAGGTTTCCTAGgtgcatttctgttttctatTGAGACCCAAACCACCATTGGTTACGGCTGGCGATGCGTCACAGAGGAATGCCCAGTTGCagtggtgactgtggtggtcCAGTCCATCGTTGGCTGCATCATTGACTCCTTTATGATCGGCACTATCATGGCCAAGATGGCAAGGCCAAAAAAACGTAACCAGACCTTGCTGTTCTCCCAGAATGCAGTGATTGCCCTGCGCGATGGGAAGCTTTGCCTCATGTGGCGCGTTGGCAACTTGCGTAGGAGCCACATCGTGGAAGCTCACGTCCGAGCCCAGCTCATCCGACCCTACATCACCGCAGAGGGAGAGTTCATCCCGCTGGAGCAGACGGATCTAAACGTGGGTTATGACGAGGGTATTGACAGGCTCTTCCTGGTGTCTCCTCTCATCATAGTCCATGAAATCGATGAAGACAGTCCGCTCTACGGCATGAGCCGGGCTGACCTGGAGATGGATGATTTCGAGATCGTGGTGATCCTGGAAGGCATGGTGGAGGCGACGGCCATGACCACTCAGGCACGCAGCTCCTACCTGGCCAGGGAGATCCTCTGGGGTCACAGGTTCGAGCCGGTGATCTACGAGGACCGTGACCGCTATCAGGTAGACTACGGTCGCTTCCACAAGACCTACGAAGTACCGACCACGCCCAGCTGCAGCGCAAGAGAACTTAACGAGAGAACCAGCCACCGTTCCTCCGCCTCATCTCGCTCCGAATCTCCCATCAGCCGTTGTCCCAGCCAGCACCTCATGCCGCCTCACTCTCCGAGTGCTTTCTGCTACGAGAACGAAGTCGCTCTCAGCTGCGGAGAAGAAGAGGTGGAGGACAAAGGCAGGCTGAAAGAAATGGATAATGATCCATCCCGGCATATGATTGGCCTTGCTACGGACTTCCAGAAGATGTTCCAAGACACAGCGACCATGACGTCAGGGAGcaacatgctgtgtgttttggacaTGGACAATCAGATGGAATTCGACATCTTGCAGACTACGATTCCTCTTGACCCGATTACGTACAAGAGCGAGTCAGAAATCTGA
- the kcnj4 gene encoding ATP-sensitive inward rectifier potassium channel 12 isoform X1, producing MGSARATRYSIVSPDEEGLKISTLGLHNGHGSPNRQLYSPSSSGVGGRTGGLLGRGMDNYNGRISTTGPGQLRSRFVKKNGQCNVEFSNMEDKPRRYLADIFTTCVDIRWRYLLLIFCSTFLISWLIFGIIFYSVSLAHGDFDDHRGASSTSGGLAGGPGVFSGEGEQKKWKPCILHVEGFLGAFLFSIETQTTIGYGWRCVTEECPVAVVTVVVQSIVGCIIDSFMIGTIMAKMARPKKRNQTLLFSQNAVIALRDGKLCLMWRVGNLRRSHIVEAHVRAQLIRPYITAEGEFIPLEQTDLNVGYDEGIDRLFLVSPLIIVHEIDEDSPLYGMSRADLEMDDFEIVVILEGMVEATAMTTQARSSYLAREILWGHRFEPVIYEDRDRYQVDYGRFHKTYEVPTTPSCSARELNERTSHRSSASSRSESPISRCPSQHLMPPHSPSAFCYENEVALSCGEEEVEDKGRLKEMDNDPSRHMIGLATDFQKMFQDTATMTSGSNMLCVLDMDNQMEFDILQTTIPLDPITYKSESEI from the exons ATGGGGTCAGCTCGAGCCaccag GTACAGTATCGTCTCACCAGATGAGGAGGGCCTCAAAATTTCTACCCTTGGACTCCACAACGGGCATGGCTCCCCCAATCGCCAGCTGTACTCCCCAAGCAGTTCAGGGGTCGGGGGCAGGACTGGGGGTCTGCTGGGTCGAGGAATGGACAATTACAATGGTAGGATTTCCACCACGGGCCCGGGTCAGCTGAGAAGCCGCTTTGTCAAGAAGAATGGCCAGTGTAATGTGGAATTCTCCAACATGGAGGACAAACCCCGCCGCTACCTGGCCGACATTTTCACTACCTGCGTAGACATCCGTTGGAGGTATCTGCTGCTCATCTTCTGCAGCACCTTCCTAATCTCTTGGCTGATTTTTGGGATAATATTCTATTCTGTATCCCTCGCTCACGGGGACTTCGATGACCACCGGGGAGCAAGTTCCACCTCTGGTGGCTTGGCTGGTGGGCCAGGTGTGTTCTCAGgtgaaggagaacagaaaaaatgGAAACCCTGCATTCTGCATGTGGAAGGTTTCCTAGgtgcatttctgttttctatTGAGACCCAAACCACCATTGGTTACGGCTGGCGATGCGTCACAGAGGAATGCCCAGTTGCagtggtgactgtggtggtcCAGTCCATCGTTGGCTGCATCATTGACTCCTTTATGATCGGCACTATCATGGCCAAGATGGCAAGGCCAAAAAAACGTAACCAGACCTTGCTGTTCTCCCAGAATGCAGTGATTGCCCTGCGCGATGGGAAGCTTTGCCTCATGTGGCGCGTTGGCAACTTGCGTAGGAGCCACATCGTGGAAGCTCACGTCCGAGCCCAGCTCATCCGACCCTACATCACCGCAGAGGGAGAGTTCATCCCGCTGGAGCAGACGGATCTAAACGTGGGTTATGACGAGGGTATTGACAGGCTCTTCCTGGTGTCTCCTCTCATCATAGTCCATGAAATCGATGAAGACAGTCCGCTCTACGGCATGAGCCGGGCTGACCTGGAGATGGATGATTTCGAGATCGTGGTGATCCTGGAAGGCATGGTGGAGGCGACGGCCATGACCACTCAGGCACGCAGCTCCTACCTGGCCAGGGAGATCCTCTGGGGTCACAGGTTCGAGCCGGTGATCTACGAGGACCGTGACCGCTATCAGGTAGACTACGGTCGCTTCCACAAGACCTACGAAGTACCGACCACGCCCAGCTGCAGCGCAAGAGAACTTAACGAGAGAACCAGCCACCGTTCCTCCGCCTCATCTCGCTCCGAATCTCCCATCAGCCGTTGTCCCAGCCAGCACCTCATGCCGCCTCACTCTCCGAGTGCTTTCTGCTACGAGAACGAAGTCGCTCTCAGCTGCGGAGAAGAAGAGGTGGAGGACAAAGGCAGGCTGAAAGAAATGGATAATGATCCATCCCGGCATATGATTGGCCTTGCTACGGACTTCCAGAAGATGTTCCAAGACACAGCGACCATGACGTCAGGGAGcaacatgctgtgtgttttggacaTGGACAATCAGATGGAATTCGACATCTTGCAGACTACGATTCCTCTTGACCCGATTACGTACAAGAGCGAGTCAGAAATCTGA